In Dolichospermum flos-aquae CCAP 1403/13F, the following proteins share a genomic window:
- a CDS encoding GIY-YIG nuclease family protein, whose translation MYTSKYGKTIKLFLMDSDPDGRIACELSNWTGKAYRIPRGKVKDCSDREDLRSTTVYLLFGKPETLTDKAKVYIGEAENAYSRLVDHVSKKEFWNEAVVFISKDDNLNKAHIKYLESRLFEMANMASRYDVQNSNTPTKSSISESDKAEMEEFIEYIKILINTMGFKVFDPLIKQEPVNNNDDENLYINAASGANAKGKRTSDGFVVFRNSEIATETVESYRERGLDKLRNELIKNEIIVQVDDKLVFKSDWLFSSPSAAANVIMGRSANGLKEWKDSSGKKLHEIEKQEISKANKQIQPTT comes from the coding sequence ATGTATACAAGTAAATATGGAAAAACAATAAAACTTTTCTTGATGGATTCAGATCCAGATGGAAGAATAGCCTGTGAACTATCTAATTGGACAGGAAAAGCTTACAGAATTCCTAGAGGCAAAGTAAAAGATTGCTCTGACAGAGAAGACCTTAGAAGCACTACAGTTTACTTATTGTTTGGAAAACCTGAGACATTGACTGATAAGGCTAAAGTATACATTGGTGAGGCTGAAAATGCTTATTCTAGACTTGTTGACCATGTATCAAAAAAAGAATTTTGGAATGAAGCAGTCGTATTTATTAGTAAGGATGATAACCTTAATAAAGCACATATAAAATACCTGGAGTCCAGATTGTTTGAAATGGCGAATATGGCATCTAGATATGATGTACAAAACAGCAATACTCCAACAAAAAGTTCTATTTCTGAATCTGACAAAGCAGAAATGGAAGAGTTTATTGAGTATATCAAAATTCTCATAAATACGATGGGCTTTAAAGTTTTTGATCCTCTTATAAAGCAAGAGCCAGTCAATAACAATGATGATGAGAACCTATACATAAATGCAGCTAGTGGTGCTAACGCAAAAGGTAAAAGAACATCAGATGGATTTGTTGTTTTTCGTAACTCTGAGATTGCGACTGAAACGGTAGAGTCTTATCGTGAAAGAGGACTTGACAAACTAAGGAATGAACTTATCAAGAATGAAATTATTGTTCAAGTAGATGACAAACTTGTTTTTAAATCCGATTGGTTGTTTAGTAGCCCATCAGCAGCAGCAAATGTAATAATGGGGCGTAGTGCAAACGGATTGAAGGAATGGAAAGATTCTTCCGGCAAAAAGTTACATGAAATTGAGAAGCAAGAAATATCAAAAGCTAACAAACAAATTCAGCCAACAACTTAA
- a CDS encoding rhomboid family intramembrane serine protease: MIPIDDNIRSWQKPIINYWLIGINVVIFLWEIKLEWSNELGNLINNWGIIPSQINISIANAFFYNSAAWVIVFWRLLSLPVSLFLHGSFSQILGNMLFLWVFGKTVESILGHKQYLLLYLTAGFFSGIVQIILSSDLTIPIIGANGAIASILGAYLIKFPQAKIYSVLTLLVLYIPVEVPAILYLFWWFIQQSFYGIGSLNMTGGSSFSSVSYWGQFAALVTGAAFMKIRQRL; this comes from the coding sequence ATGATTCCTATAGATGATAATATTCGCAGTTGGCAAAAGCCTATTATTAATTATTGGTTGATTGGGATTAATGTAGTCATATTTCTCTGGGAAATAAAATTAGAGTGGAGTAATGAATTAGGAAATCTAATTAATAATTGGGGAATTATTCCATCTCAAATAAATATCTCGATTGCTAACGCTTTTTTTTACAATTCTGCGGCTTGGGTAATTGTATTTTGGCGGCTACTTTCTTTACCTGTATCCCTGTTTCTCCATGGCAGTTTTAGCCAAATCTTAGGAAATATGCTGTTTCTGTGGGTATTTGGAAAAACGGTGGAAAGTATTTTAGGACATAAACAATATTTACTACTTTATTTAACTGCTGGCTTTTTTTCTGGTATAGTCCAAATTATTTTATCCTCCGATTTAACAATACCAATTATCGGTGCTAATGGAGCTATTGCATCTATTTTAGGTGCATATCTGATCAAGTTTCCCCAGGCAAAAATATATTCGGTTTTGACTTTATTGGTTTTGTATATCCCTGTGGAAGTTCCAGCTATTTTATATTTATTTTGGTGGTTTATCCAGCAGTCATTTTATGGCATAGGGAGTTTAAATATGACGGGTGGTAGTTCCTTCTCTAGTGTGAGTTATTGGGGACAATTTGCGGCTTTAGTGACGGGTGCGGCTTTTATGAAAATTAGACAAAGACTTTAG
- the arsM gene encoding arsenosugar biosynthesis arsenite methyltransferase ArsM → MTYLETAAQFYSQVAQTPEIGLCCVQSTPLQLPGLKIPLAMQEMNYGCGTTVHHNELNNEPTVLYIGVGGGLEALQFAYFSRRPSAVIAVEPVEAMREAAMRNLQIAATENPWFDPSFVEIRPGDAFNLPVADASVDVVAQNCLFNIFEPADLTCALKEAYRVLKSGGRLQMSDPIATSPIPAHLQQNEHLRALCLSGAITYPEYTNLIINAGFGQIEIRARRPYRLLDKHNYQLKENLLLESLDSVAFKVDIPADGACIFTGKTAIYAGKEAFFDDKNGHILQRGIPAAVCDKTAGNLANSNPEEIIITNSTWYYDGGGCC, encoded by the coding sequence ATGACCTATTTAGAAACCGCAGCCCAATTTTACAGCCAAGTTGCCCAAACACCAGAAATAGGTCTTTGTTGTGTTCAAAGTACACCTTTACAATTACCAGGGCTAAAAATTCCTCTAGCTATGCAGGAAATGAACTATGGTTGTGGAACTACGGTTCATCACAACGAACTTAATAATGAACCAACAGTTTTATATATTGGTGTCGGTGGTGGGTTGGAAGCTTTGCAATTTGCTTATTTTTCTCGTCGTCCTAGTGCGGTGATTGCTGTTGAACCGGTGGAAGCTATGCGAGAAGCTGCAATGCGTAATTTACAAATTGCTGCAACAGAAAACCCTTGGTTTGATCCTAGCTTTGTCGAAATTCGTCCGGGGGATGCTTTTAATTTACCTGTTGCGGATGCTTCTGTAGATGTAGTCGCGCAAAATTGCCTGTTTAATATTTTTGAACCAGCAGATTTAACTTGCGCTTTAAAAGAAGCATATCGGGTATTAAAATCAGGTGGACGCTTGCAGATGAGTGACCCGATTGCAACAAGTCCAATTCCTGCTCATTTACAACAAAATGAACATTTACGCGCTTTATGTTTATCTGGTGCTATTACATATCCAGAATATACTAACTTAATTATTAATGCGGGTTTTGGACAAATTGAAATTCGCGCTCGTCGTCCTTATCGGTTGTTAGATAAACACAATTATCAATTAAAAGAAAATCTCCTTTTAGAAAGTCTGGATTCTGTGGCTTTTAAGGTAGATATTCCCGCAGACGGAGCTTGTATTTTTACTGGTAAAACAGCGATTTATGCAGGTAAGGAAGCATTTTTTGATGATAAGAATGGGCATATTTTACAAAGAGGAATTCCTGCGGCGGTTTGTGATAAAACAGCGGGAAATTTAGCAAATTCAAATCCTGAAGAAATCATTATTACTAATTCTACATGGTATTACGATGGTGGGGGATGTTGTTAA
- a CDS encoding AI-2E family transporter, with amino-acid sequence MNLGQWIGLIALVISLYILWQLRDVLLLIFAAVVLATTLNRLARRFQSLGIKRGLSVLLAVGIFFAGVVCFFWLIVPPFIQQFHELTYRVPQGFGRFNSWIDVQRTHIPEQLLPYIPDLNSLIAQAQPLFNRLLGNSFAFVSGSLEVVLKILLVLVLTGMFLVNPDAYQKVFVRIFPSFYRRRVMGILEQCEVSLEGWVTGASIGVFVVGLMSLVGLSILGVKAALALGVLAGFMNLIPNLGPTMSVVPAMAIALLDNPWKAVAVFVLYFFIQQAESNFITPVVMAHQVSLLPAVTLISQLFFVTFFGFLGLFLALPLTVVFRIWVQEILVKDVLDKWGNYAEDNTELVIVEKYSDINDEVE; translated from the coding sequence GTGAATCTTGGTCAATGGATAGGCTTAATTGCTTTAGTTATATCTTTATACATATTGTGGCAACTTAGGGACGTTTTGCTGCTAATATTTGCGGCGGTTGTTTTAGCGACGACTTTAAATCGTCTCGCGCGACGCTTTCAAAGTTTAGGAATAAAACGAGGATTATCAGTTTTATTAGCTGTAGGGATTTTCTTTGCGGGTGTTGTCTGTTTTTTCTGGTTAATTGTCCCCCCTTTTATCCAGCAATTTCATGAACTCACTTATCGAGTTCCCCAAGGATTTGGGCGGTTTAATAGTTGGATTGATGTCCAAAGAACTCATATTCCTGAACAATTATTACCCTATATACCGGATCTTAATAGTTTAATTGCACAGGCACAACCGCTATTTAATCGCTTATTAGGTAATTCTTTTGCTTTTGTTTCTGGTTCATTAGAAGTTGTTCTCAAAATTTTATTAGTCCTGGTTTTAACAGGAATGTTTTTAGTTAATCCTGATGCTTATCAAAAAGTATTTGTTCGCATATTTCCTTCTTTTTATCGGCGACGGGTGATGGGAATTTTAGAACAGTGCGAAGTTTCTTTAGAGGGATGGGTGACTGGTGCTTCTATTGGAGTTTTTGTAGTTGGGTTGATGAGTTTGGTGGGTTTATCAATTTTAGGGGTGAAGGCTGCTTTGGCTTTGGGGGTGTTAGCGGGATTTATGAATTTAATTCCTAATTTGGGTCCGACTATGAGTGTAGTCCCAGCAATGGCGATCGCTCTTTTGGATAATCCCTGGAAAGCTGTTGCTGTTTTTGTTCTCTACTTTTTTATTCAACAGGCTGAGAGCAATTTTATCACACCTGTAGTCATGGCACATCAAGTATCTTTACTACCAGCAGTTACTTTAATTTCTCAGTTATTTTTTGTGACATTTTTTGGATTTTTAGGATTATTTTTAGCACTTCCTTTAACGGTTGTTTTCAGAATTTGGGTGCAAGAAATATTGGTTAAAGACGTGTTAGATAAATGGGGTAATTATGCAGAAGATAATACCGAATTAGTGATAGTGGAGAAGTATTCAGATATCAATGATGAAGTGGAATAG
- a CDS encoding DUF3285 domain-containing protein, producing MDKTPDSEPQPSYVKLAMRNMVRKGGTSLKHFALTAVGLLSVLVGLAYLTR from the coding sequence ATGGACAAAACCCCAGATTCAGAACCCCAACCTAGCTACGTCAAACTCGCCATGCGAAACATGGTCAGAAAAGGCGGCACTTCCCTCAAACACTTTGCCTTAACTGCTGTAGGACTATTATCTGTCCTCGTGGGTTTAGCATATCTTACCCGCTAA
- a CDS encoding serine/threonine-protein kinase yields MLGNTLVGRYQITNYLGGGGFGETYVANDTQLPGSPQCVVKKLKPQSTDITTLEIARRLFDTEAQVLYKLGNHDRIPQLLAYFEENAEFYLVQELIIGNDLSQELKSGVIFTQNQVMSLLQEILEILDFVHQQKVIHRDVNPRNILRREQDNKLILIDFGAVKQITTKLVNSPDITKSTVAIGTPGYTPGEQAQGTPKFSSDIYALGIIAIQALTGLSPDQLEKDVETNEIIWQNFATVSPEFAQFLNQMICYDFRQRYASATIALQALQELNKNTSGTIIISPATLPNQVKNPQKTKGIFWKLLLGIFGLGISSFGAIFMLNRLNNKNAIELYNQGNTLIQLQRYQEALATYEKAVDIKPDYPQALYGQGKALFQLKKYQESLIAYDQAIQIQPNYLEAWTNRGFVLVRLKRYSEAIATVDKALQLKNDDPQIWQLKGDIFIKISQYNDAIKAYEQAINFQADNPELWYKKGLAFQNLKQYEEAITAYKKTVELKPDHESAWYNLGNCLVNLNRYEFALQAYDQAVQYNQNNSAAWLSRSNILMTLRRYPEAIDSFTQVIKTNPQQYQAWYNRGWALHQVKRYGEAIESYKKAISLKSNDYLVWYNLGNTQYNLQKYQEAIASYNKATRYKPNHYESWYSKGNAWLNLQQYQQAIASYDKAIEYKPDYQQAIEARKKAQNTPKFPINF; encoded by the coding sequence ATGCTAGGAAACACCCTTGTAGGCAGATACCAAATCACCAATTACCTGGGAGGTGGCGGATTTGGTGAAACTTATGTTGCTAATGATACTCAATTACCAGGCTCACCCCAGTGTGTAGTCAAGAAACTCAAACCTCAATCTACTGATATTACCACTTTAGAAATAGCTCGGAGGTTATTTGACACAGAAGCCCAAGTTTTATATAAATTAGGAAATCATGATCGCATTCCGCAACTTTTAGCCTACTTTGAAGAAAATGCCGAATTTTATCTGGTTCAGGAACTAATTATTGGTAATGATCTCAGTCAAGAATTAAAATCTGGTGTCATCTTTACTCAAAATCAGGTAATGTCTTTATTACAAGAAATTTTAGAGATTTTGGACTTTGTCCATCAACAAAAGGTAATTCATCGTGATGTCAATCCTCGGAATATTCTCAGACGAGAACAAGATAATAAATTAATTTTAATTGATTTTGGTGCAGTCAAACAAATTACGACAAAATTAGTAAATTCTCCAGACATTACCAAATCTACTGTTGCTATTGGTACACCCGGTTATACTCCTGGAGAACAAGCACAAGGAACACCAAAATTTAGCAGTGATATCTATGCTTTGGGAATTATTGCTATTCAAGCTTTAACAGGATTATCACCAGATCAATTAGAGAAAGATGTCGAAACTAATGAAATTATTTGGCAAAATTTCGCCACTGTCTCTCCAGAATTTGCCCAATTTTTAAATCAAATGATCTGTTATGATTTTCGCCAACGTTATGCTTCAGCAACAATAGCATTACAAGCTTTACAAGAATTAAATAAAAATACATCGGGAACAATAATTATTTCTCCTGCTACTTTACCAAATCAAGTAAAAAATCCCCAAAAGACAAAAGGGATATTTTGGAAATTGCTATTAGGAATATTTGGATTGGGTATTAGTAGTTTCGGCGCAATATTTATGCTCAATCGCCTGAATAATAAAAACGCTATAGAATTATATAATCAGGGTAATACTCTCATTCAATTACAACGCTATCAAGAAGCCTTAGCAACTTACGAAAAAGCCGTAGATATCAAACCTGATTATCCTCAAGCTTTATATGGACAAGGTAAAGCATTATTTCAATTAAAGAAATATCAAGAATCTTTAATAGCTTATGATCAAGCCATTCAAATTCAACCCAATTATTTAGAAGCTTGGACTAATCGAGGTTTTGTTTTAGTCAGACTCAAACGTTATTCAGAAGCAATTGCCACTGTAGATAAAGCTTTACAACTAAAAAATGATGACCCCCAAATTTGGCAACTTAAAGGTGATATCTTCATAAAAATCAGCCAATACAATGATGCAATTAAGGCTTATGAACAAGCAATTAATTTCCAAGCTGATAATCCTGAATTATGGTACAAAAAAGGATTAGCATTCCAAAATCTTAAACAATATGAAGAAGCAATTACAGCTTACAAAAAAACTGTAGAATTAAAACCTGATCATGAATCAGCTTGGTACAATTTAGGTAATTGCTTGGTTAATTTAAATCGTTATGAATTTGCTTTACAAGCTTATGATCAAGCCGTGCAGTATAATCAAAATAACTCCGCAGCTTGGTTATCAAGAAGTAATATATTAATGACATTACGTAGATACCCAGAAGCAATTGATTCCTTTACCCAAGTAATTAAAACCAATCCTCAACAATATCAAGCTTGGTATAATCGAGGTTGGGCATTACATCAAGTTAAACGCTATGGAGAAGCAATAGAATCTTATAAAAAAGCTATTAGTTTAAAAAGCAATGATTATTTAGTATGGTATAATTTAGGGAATACACAATATAACTTACAAAAATATCAAGAAGCGATCGCCTCCTATAATAAAGCCACCCGTTATAAGCCCAATCATTATGAAAGTTGGTACAGTAAAGGTAACGCTTGGTTAAATTTGCAACAATACCAACAAGCGATCGCCTCCTACGACAAAGCCATAGAATATAAACCAGACTACCAACAAGCCATAGAAGCCCGGAAAAAAGCCCAAAACACCCCAAAATTCCCCATCAACTTCTGA
- the thrB gene encoding homoserine kinase: protein MSVVSSITVKVPATTANLGPGFDCIGAALKLYNEFKFTIVDAGELIIQVSGLEAAKVQTDETNLLYQAFINLYKHIEKTPPVVKIEINLGVPLARGLGSSATAIVGGLIAANELAGSPLSELQMMELAIAMEGHPDNVVPALLGGCRLAATSKKGWEVCDILWHRDIVPVVAIPDFELSTSEARKVVPTEVSRADAIFNISHLGLLLRGLATNREEWLIAALQDKLHQPYRQALIPGYDTVNAAAVAAGAYGMVISGAGPTLLALVDISYAKSVETAMANAWTAMGMNSIVRSLPLDRQGAVIL, encoded by the coding sequence ATGTCTGTAGTTTCTAGCATTACTGTTAAAGTTCCCGCGACGACGGCGAATTTGGGACCAGGGTTTGATTGTATAGGTGCAGCTTTAAAGCTGTATAATGAATTTAAGTTTACTATTGTTGATGCAGGTGAGTTAATTATTCAAGTTTCTGGTTTAGAAGCAGCAAAGGTACAAACTGATGAGACTAATCTTTTGTATCAGGCGTTTATAAATTTATATAAACATATAGAAAAAACACCACCAGTGGTGAAAATAGAAATTAATTTGGGTGTACCTTTAGCGCGAGGTTTGGGTAGTTCTGCGACTGCTATTGTCGGGGGGTTAATTGCTGCCAATGAGTTGGCTGGTTCACCGTTGTCTGAGTTACAGATGATGGAATTAGCGATCGCAATGGAAGGACATCCTGATAATGTAGTACCAGCGTTGTTAGGTGGTTGTCGTCTGGCTGCTACCAGCAAAAAAGGTTGGGAAGTTTGTGATATTCTCTGGCATCGAGATATAGTTCCAGTTGTAGCAATTCCTGATTTTGAGTTATCAACCTCAGAAGCGCGAAAGGTTGTCCCCACAGAAGTCAGTCGTGCTGATGCAATTTTCAATATTTCTCATTTGGGTTTATTGTTGCGCGGTTTAGCAACTAATCGAGAAGAATGGTTAATAGCCGCCTTGCAAGATAAATTACATCAACCCTATCGCCAAGCTTTAATTCCTGGTTATGATACTGTGAATGCGGCTGCTGTGGCTGCTGGTGCTTATGGCATGGTAATTAGTGGTGCAGGCCCCACACTTTTGGCTTTAGTGGATATAAGTTATGCCAAATCCGTAGAAACAGCAATGGCAAATGCCTGGACTGCAATGGGTATGAACTCAATTGTGCGATCGCTTCCCCTGGATCGGCAAGGGGCGGTTATTTTGTAA
- a CDS encoding DUF29 domain-containing protein, with the protein MTVITNLQQIYETDDHLWLLETIKLLKQSRFDELDLENLIEELESLAKRDKHQVKSLLEQVIRHLLLLQFWTQEYDRNKNHWRSEIRSFRVQLKDRLTSNLYNYLNSIFTTIYEDALGYVQEKTGFTVNFPAECPYSLEEVLDIHYLPN; encoded by the coding sequence ATGACAGTTATTACTAATTTGCAGCAGATCTATGAAACAGATGACCATTTATGGTTATTAGAAACTATTAAATTATTAAAACAAAGTCGTTTTGATGAGTTAGATTTAGAAAATTTAATTGAGGAGTTGGAATCATTGGCAAAAAGAGATAAGCATCAAGTTAAAAGCCTACTAGAACAAGTAATTAGACATCTTTTATTATTGCAGTTTTGGACACAAGAATATGACAGAAATAAAAATCATTGGCGTTCAGAAATTAGAAGTTTTCGAGTACAGTTAAAAGATAGATTAACATCTAATTTGTATAATTATTTGAATTCTATTTTTACAACTATTTATGAGGACGCTTTGGGTTATGTTCAAGAAAAAACAGGTTTTACTGTAAATTTTCCCGCAGAATGTCCTTATTCTTTGGAGGAAGTTCTTGATATTCATTATTTACCTAATTGA
- the prfB gene encoding peptide chain release factor 2 (programmed frameshift): MDVLELKREIETLSSRLGKTQDYLDVPALKAKIHDLEQISAQTEFWEDQTQAQNTLQELNDLKSHLDQYYKWHANLDDTRVVVELLELETDTALLQEAESTISKLNHDLDQWELQQLLSGTYDDKGAVLTINAGAGGTDAQDWAFMLMRMYTRWAEDHGYKVTLAEESKGEEAGIKSVTLEITGRYAYGYLRSEMGTHRLVRISPFNANGKRQTSFAGIEVMPQIDNTVKLDIPEKDLDISTTRSGGKGGQNVNKVETAVRIVHLPTGLAVRCTEERSQLQNKEKALARLKAKLLIIAKEQRAQEIAEIRGDMVEASWGNQIRNYVFHPYQMVKDLRTNIETTAITDVMNGELDMFIQAYLRQENQIVDA, translated from the exons ATGGACGTATTAGAACTAAAACGCGAAATCGAAACATTGTCTAGCCGCCTGGGTAAAACCCAGGACTATCTT GACGTACCCGCACTCAAAGCCAAAATTCACGACTTAGAACAAATATCCGCCCAAACAGAATTTTGGGAAGACCAAACCCAGGCACAAAACACCCTGCAAGAACTCAATGATCTAAAATCCCATTTAGATCAATATTACAAATGGCACGCCAACTTAGACGATACCAGAGTAGTAGTTGAGCTATTAGAACTAGAAACCGACACAGCACTATTGCAAGAAGCGGAATCTACCATTAGCAAACTCAATCATGACCTAGACCAATGGGAACTACAACAACTCCTTTCCGGCACTTACGACGATAAAGGCGCAGTCCTGACAATTAACGCCGGTGCTGGTGGCACAGACGCACAAGACTGGGCATTTATGCTCATGCGGATGTATACCCGGTGGGCAGAAGATCATGGTTATAAAGTCACCCTAGCCGAAGAATCAAAAGGTGAAGAAGCGGGAATCAAATCAGTCACCCTAGAAATCACCGGACGCTATGCTTATGGTTACTTGCGTTCCGAAATGGGGACTCACCGTCTCGTGAGAATTTCCCCCTTCAACGCTAACGGCAAACGGCAAACCAGCTTTGCCGGCATCGAAGTTATGCCGCAAATAGATAACACCGTCAAATTAGACATACCAGAGAAAGATTTAGACATTAGCACCACCCGTTCTGGCGGTAAAGGTGGGCAAAACGTCAACAAAGTAGAAACCGCAGTCCGCATAGTTCACCTCCCCACCGGTCTAGCAGTCCGGTGTACAGAAGAACGTTCCCAACTACAAAACAAAGAAAAAGCACTCGCCCGTCTCAAAGCCAAACTGTTAATCATTGCCAAAGAACAACGCGCCCAAGAAATTGCCGAAATTCGCGGTGATATGGTCGAAGCTTCCTGGGGTAATCAAATCCGTAACTATGTATTTCACCCTTACCAAATGGTGAAAGACCTGCGGACAAACATCGAAACCACAGCCATTACCGATGTCATGAATGGAGAACTTGATATGTTCATTCAGGCTTATCTCAGACAAGAAAACCAGATAGTTGACGCATAA
- a CDS encoding 2TM domain-containing protein, with protein sequence MTYNSEEMQQILEVAFRRKQQGEYTREQIIEIASELGVSSESLQAAEQEWLKNNIEVKQEQMSNSQQRKGFKSHLFAFLAINGFLVLLNLVVSPGYFWAIYPILGWGLGLLLHGIKVYISNT encoded by the coding sequence ATGACTTACAACTCAGAGGAAATGCAGCAGATTCTTGAAGTAGCTTTTAGACGAAAGCAACAGGGAGAATATACAAGAGAACAAATTATAGAAATAGCCTCAGAATTAGGTGTTTCTTCAGAGTCGCTACAAGCTGCGGAACAAGAATGGTTAAAAAATAATATAGAAGTGAAACAAGAGCAAATGTCTAATAGTCAACAACGGAAAGGTTTCAAATCACACCTATTTGCTTTTCTGGCAATTAATGGTTTTTTGGTGCTGTTAAATCTGGTGGTAAGTCCTGGATATTTTTGGGCAATTTATCCCATATTAGGATGGGGATTAGGTTTATTATTGCATGGAATCAAGGTTTATATTAGTAATACCTAA
- a CDS encoding NAD(P)H-quinone oxidoreductase subunit 4, with product MNAIEIPWLSAIIFLPLVAALAIPIIPDKEGKTVRWYGLGVALLDFAFMTFALWQSYDFQSSALQMTESYPWIPQLGLNWSLGIDGLSMPLILLTGFINTLAVFAAWKVTTKPRLFYALMLIMYSAQLGVFLSQDLLMFFLMWEVELVPVYLLIAIWGGANRHYAATKFIIYTAAASIFILVAGFAMAFYGDNFTFNMTELGMKEYPKALELALYAGFLIAYGVKLPIFPLHTWLPDAHGEASAPGSMILAGVLLKMGGYALIRFNVEMLTDAHVTFAPVLAILGVVNIVYGACCAFAQTNLKRRLAYSSIAHMGFVLIGIASYTEIGISGAVLQMVSHGLIAASLFFLSGVTYERTHTLVMDKMGGIAKVMPRTFALFTIGSMASLALPGMSGFVGELMVFLGFATSDVYSSSFKIVVIFLSAVGVILTPIYLLSMLRQVFYGNQHQDLHLDAVVLDIKPRELFITACLLIPIIGIGFYPKMITQAYDVKTLEVAAHARQVLPIIARQQPTNLYSQIFTAPTLANSEIVNIVE from the coding sequence ATGAATGCCATAGAAATTCCTTGGTTATCAGCCATAATCTTCCTGCCTTTAGTGGCAGCGCTCGCAATTCCCATCATTCCCGATAAAGAGGGTAAAACCGTCCGCTGGTACGGCTTGGGAGTGGCACTATTAGACTTTGCATTCATGACTTTTGCCCTGTGGCAGAGTTACGACTTTCAAAGTTCAGCCCTGCAAATGACAGAAAGCTATCCTTGGATACCCCAACTTGGCTTGAACTGGTCGCTAGGCATTGATGGTTTATCAATGCCCCTGATACTTCTAACGGGCTTCATTAACACACTCGCAGTATTCGCGGCTTGGAAAGTAACCACCAAGCCGCGTTTATTTTATGCGTTGATGTTGATCATGTACAGCGCTCAGTTAGGTGTATTCCTCTCCCAGGACTTGTTAATGTTCTTCTTGATGTGGGAAGTAGAGTTAGTACCCGTTTACTTACTAATTGCCATCTGGGGAGGCGCAAACCGCCATTACGCAGCTACTAAATTTATTATCTATACCGCCGCAGCCTCTATATTTATACTGGTAGCTGGTTTTGCAATGGCTTTCTATGGTGATAACTTCACCTTCAACATGACCGAATTGGGAATGAAAGAATATCCCAAAGCTTTAGAACTAGCACTATATGCAGGTTTCTTAATCGCTTACGGTGTCAAACTACCAATTTTCCCGTTACATACATGGTTGCCTGATGCTCATGGTGAAGCATCTGCACCCGGTTCAATGATTTTAGCCGGTGTCTTGTTAAAGATGGGTGGTTATGCCCTAATTCGCTTCAACGTAGAGATGTTAACTGATGCTCATGTTACCTTTGCGCCAGTTTTAGCGATTTTAGGTGTAGTTAATATTGTTTACGGCGCTTGTTGTGCCTTTGCTCAAACCAATCTCAAACGCCGTTTGGCCTACTCTTCAATTGCCCACATGGGGTTTGTGTTAATTGGCATTGCATCTTATACAGAAATCGGGATTAGCGGTGCTGTATTACAAATGGTTTCTCACGGTTTAATTGCTGCTAGTTTATTCTTCCTTTCTGGTGTAACTTACGAACGTACCCACACCTTAGTAATGGATAAAATGGGCGGTATAGCTAAAGTAATGCCCAGAACTTTCGCTCTCTTTACTATAGGTTCAATGGCTTCTCTGGCTTTACCCGGTATGAGTGGTTTTGTCGGTGAATTGATGGTGTTCTTAGGTTTTGCTACTAGCGATGTTTACAGTTCCAGCTTCAAAATTGTAGTCATCTTTCTATCAGCAGTTGGCGTGATTTTGACACCCATTTATTTGCTTTCCATGTTGCGTCAAGTTTTCTACGGTAATCAACATCAAGACTTACATTTAGATGCTGTAGTTCTTGATATTAAGCCTCGTGAATTGTTTATCACCGCTTGCTTGTTAATTCCCATCATTGGTATTGGTTTTTATCCTAAGATGATCACACAAGCTTATGATGTGAAAACATTGGAAGTTGCGGCTCATGCTCGTCAAGTCTTACCAATTATCGCTCGTCAACAACCGACAAATTTGTATTCGCAAATTTTCACCGCACCAACATTAGCTAATTCTGAAATAGTGAATATAGTTGAGTAA